In Phocoena phocoena chromosome 3, mPhoPho1.1, whole genome shotgun sequence, the DNA window AAGCTCAGAGAGACAGGTGCCTGGGGGCCTGTTCGTTGGTCCCAGGCAGCTGGAGGATGAGAAACAACACAGGccatattttccattatttcctGTCCTTTTGAATGATTTGAATTTTTACAATAAGCACGTGTTACTTTTACAAGAAGGGAAAGACCCCTTTTCGCTGTGTCCCGTGGAAATGCTTGTGAAGGATATGTCTGGAGAAGGCCCAGCCTCACCTTTGCATCTTCAGTGGAGCAGAAACCCCATGTCTCCTCTGTGAACAAGAATCCAGTCTCACGGCCATTTGATGTGCTAAGGGGCTGGGACTCCAGAGCCCTGGCAGAGAGAGGGAGTGCTCATAAAGGACACAAGGCCAGACCCCTCCCAGGGCACCCTCTGCCTCCCCTTCAGCTGACCCCAAGGTGTGACAGAGCCTCCCGTGGGGACTTTTGAAACCTCCGTGTCTGCAGCCCTGGGAGGCTCCGAGCCTGAGGATGTGAACGACTGTAATACTAGAAAAAGATTCAGCCTGCGCTGGTGGCCTGCAGGGCCTCAGCAGTGAGCTTGTAATTATCCGATTGTCCTGAAGACGTGTCTTAAATGTCTGTCCTTCTCCGTGATGATGTCATGTTCCATATATGCTGAGCAAACCACATGCTAAGCAGGGTGCTAAGCACTGCACTGTATACTAAGCTGTTTAAGCCTCAAAGCGCACCTGTGCGGGATAATTAATGCTCCTGtgctacaggtgaggaaactgaggcccagggtccCACAGCTGGTTCATGCCAGAGCTGGGATGTGAGGCCAGGTAGTCTGGCCAGTGCACCAAAAGTCTCAATGACAACTGTGCTATTCTGTAAATAGGCAAGCAAGTACAGGTCTGCAATCCTTTATCcgcaattctgaaatccaaaaaaaaacctgccaaaaGCCAGAAGTTTCTTCCTAACTTTGTCGTCGTAACCTgacctgggggacttccctggtggtccagtggttaagaatctgccttccaatgcaggggacggacATAGgctcgatccccggtcggggaactaagatcccacatgccgcggggtaactaagcccatgagccgcaactactgagaccgtgtgccacaactagagagcctgtgcgccacaactactgagtctgctcgCTCTggaacctgcgcaccacaactagagagaagcctgtgtgccacgaggAAAGaccccatgtgccgcaactaagacccaacgcagccaaaaataaataaataaacattaaactaaaactaaaaaaaaaaaaaaaaaactgacctgggtgagaggtgggaagaaaaacaaacaaaaaaaccttaaagtGAAGTCAggttctgtgcttccactgcagggggcgtgggttggatccctggtcggggaactaagatcccatatgtcgtGTGGTGTGGCCCCCCAAAAAAAGTGTTATTCATGTTCATTTATTCCTCTAGTGCGCCTTTTCACAATTTTCCACAGAAATATTGATCTGGGGGATTATGGGGTGTCACCCCAGACCCCTCTGGTAGTATTATGTAATATTCAGCATCCATACCTGGGTAGCTTTCTAAAGCCCAAAGAATTCTAAATTCTGAAATACATCTGGCCCTAAGGGTTTCAGGTAAGAGATTATGGACCTGTATTAATAAGGTTTTGCAGcaataaacatgttttatttttacagttgtCTGACTGGTGAGACAAGTTAGGAAACAGGGCAGGTCTGGCCCCTACAGATAAGAGGCACAAGTGCCCAGGTGGACCCTCAAGGTTCCCTCAGGTTCCCTCAGCCCTGGATGCACTTAGGTCCTCCTGAGCAGAAGTGAAACATTCTTCCCTGGGGAAGGGGTAGAGGCAGAGTGTGTTTGGGGAGAAGCAGATTGGAGGAGGCTTCTGGCCATTCTCTCTGAATTGGTACAGCTGTGTCACCTTTCTGTACCCTACACATATCGCCAAGGCTTCAGGCTCCTCTACACACCTCCCAGACCCACCTCCTCAGCTTTGGTCCTGCCCAGCCAAGTGTAGACCTTAAGACTGGCAATTTgcatggcttctttttttttttttttttttttgtggtacgcgggcctttcactgttgtggcctctcgcgttgcggtgcacaggctccggacgcgcaggctcagcggccatggctcacgggcctagctgctcggcggcatgtgggatcttcccggaccggggcacgaacccgtgtcccctgcatcggcaggcggactcccaaccactgcgccaccagggaagccctgcatggcTTCTTTGACGCAAGGGCATTGAATATTCAGGGAGCCTTAGATAGAGGGTCCGGCTTCTATTAAGTGCAAGCCCTGGGCAGAATGGGCCGGAAGTTCCTGTCCAGGTCTGTGCTTCTCTGTGTCTAGGACCCTGAATACCTCTGGGGCCGCGGGATTATAGGACCATCCCTCCAGATGAGGAAAAGGGGCAGAGAGGCCATGGACTGGAACAGTCCCACAACAGCCCCCTCTAGGACAGTAGCAGGGCCCCAGGCACCTGCCACCCAAAGGCTACAGTCATTTCGCTCTTCCATTAGCCTCATTGGCTACTTGGTTTAGAAACTACCAGAGGGCAAAGGCCGAGCGGTCAATATCTGTCCTGGATATCCATCAGCAAACCCTAGTTTTTGCACCTCACGGCCTTTTCCTGCTGGCTTTCCTCACCCTCTGTCCACACGGCCTCCTGCCTTCTCACCAGAACACGACATCTGCAAGAAGTCCTGGAGCTCCGGGCCCAGGGGACTGGTAGACGGAAGTGCCTGAGGTGAAGAGACAGCCGCTATGCCTACCCTGGCCTGgggccccttcctcccccttcctaaCCCTTCCCTGCTGAAGCAGCCCTCACCGCAACTTCGCACCCCAGGCAGAACCTACCAGCCTTTATGCTGCCAATGGCACCACCGTCCTGACGTTCAGGAAGTGCCTGCCTCATAACTGGATTATGAGATCCTTGGCAACTGAGCAACttcaactttattttgttttaatcatctTTCCCTTAGAGGCTAGTTCAGTGTTTTGCCCATGGAaccataaaatacattttaggggaaagaaacaaaaagtatataaaaataaaaaataaaataatagatttaAGACCTAAAGGGATCCTAAAGCATCTCTAGGAGCCCCTGATAATTTGACACTCTCACTAACTACCCCACCCCGTCATGTGACTCCCCTCTGCTGAGGTCTTGAGGCCTCTCACATTAGAGTCCTTCCTGTCCAGGCTGTGAGCTCTCTCAAGTGTGTCTCTCTCttacctcccaccccctccccaacacAGATTGGTCTAAGTCTGGTGCACCTGCAAAAACTGAAGCAAAGGCAGATGCTTCAACTAGCACCCGCCAACCAGGTAGGAGGTGAACCTAGGGGTCCTGAGTCTGATTCCACAGAGGAATGAACAGGCCCAGAGAGCATGGCAGTTTCCCCTCACCCAGGCTTTACTCCAccctcatttttgtttctctgcGTAGTAGCAGCTTGTCAGTGGTTTCAACCAAAGTCCGGGGCTATGGGCCCAACTGGACCAGCCCGGATGCTGGCCTCTCTCCTGGGTTCCTTCCTCAGCCACCCCTACCAGGTGAGAAACTTGTCAGCAGGGCACTGACTTTGTGTCCTGAGGGTACTGCCACAGACCTCTCCTGGGAACTGCTTCCCTCTGTCAGCCAGACCGGGCTGGCTGGGGCTCAGAATTGTGGGATCTCCACCCGAAGACCCACCCCTCGCTCACCCCGTGGGTAGAGTCCAGACTTCAAGGCCTCAGGCCACCCTGATATCCTCCGCACCCGCCTTTGCACAAATCTCACATGCTGACCACTCACTCGGGAGTCCTGCCCCAAACCACAACTTTTCAGGGGCCGCTACATTCAGAGCAGAATCTCTGGCTGCTCAGTGTGGCCTGGTGCTTTGTGATTATGTGTCAAATGAATGAGGGAATTCATTAATGAATAATAATGAATTATGGGTATTCAGTGAATGCCATTAGAATCCAAACTCACCGAATGGCAAGCCTTTCTTACAAGCCATCTTCGATGCAGCCTCACTCCCCCAGTTACCCTCACTGTCCCAGCCatgcctgccctcccccagggcctTCCAGAATCCTGGAGACCTGGCCATCCCTGCCATGAGTACCATGATGAATAATGCAGGACGTATCCAGGGAGCCAGGGCCTGGCCAGATGGGAACATACGGCAAAGGCCAACAGGAaggcccagccctgggctggtcgtttttttctcctctaatttCCTAGCCCCTCCAGGCACCTTTGCTCcacagtgacagagccaggacagggaagagaCCCAGGAAGCCAGAGCTATCTGCACTACAGCAGGGGCAGAGGAGAAGCTGGGCCTGAGTTTAAGGAAAAGCAAGGCTGACCCACTGGTCATACTCACTCTGTCCAGCCAGGACCTCTGGAATCTGACTGGGAGGAGAGAGTGCTAGGGTGCTGGGGACGAGCCTGAGTCTTGAACCCAGAGGGGAGAAACAAGCCAGAATTGTAACATCAGAAGGCATTCTGGAGGTCCTCCATTCCAGCCTCCTAGCACAGGGGTCagtaaacttttcctgtaaagtgTCAGATAGGAGATATTTTGGACTCTTGTGGCCACATACAGTCTCTGTCCTAATATTcacctttgttttctatttttacaacccctttaaaatttaaaaattgttccttGCTCTTGGGCCTTACAAAAAGAAACCGAGGGCCAGATTTGCCAACCCCTGTGTGACCAAGCCCGTGCTAGACCGCCTCTCTGATACCTCTGATAAGTGGTCCCCAGTGTCTGTGTGACAGGTACCTGCCTCCTCACCGTAAACTGGAATTTAATCATCTGCAGTTGTGTGGGGTTCTTCAGCCTGAAAAGGCTGATGTAAGTTTCCATGGATACATTTTCTGAAATCAGAGTCCTGAGAAAAATGCACTGGCAGCCACCACCGTTGCTGAGCCCTCATTCCTGAGTGCCCTCCGCTGTAGCTGTTTTCCCAGTGCCCCTGGGACGATGGCACCTGAGGTCCTGTGTGTGCCGAATGGTCTACTCCAACAGCCCACAGCTCCCAGCTGAGTTCAGGAGAAGGCTAGCAGTCTTCCTATGAATAGAAGAGTGTGCCTCGTTGCCGAGGATGCGGAATTTGCAAGAGGGCTTAAAACCAAGCCTCCCGTATACCCTGATAAATAGCAGCTAAGCCTCACAGCCAGAGGGAATCTAAACAAAACCCCTCTCCCAGCTGTCACTTGGATTTGAGGAGAAGTaattcagaggaaaaagaagataaaataggtATTGAACTTTACAGGTCTTTATTCACCTAGGTATTCTTGATAATGGGTGTCCACTCTATGTTCCTTTTAAGTCTCAACAGTTCCTTCAGGATGATCCCACAAGCCTTCTCTCACCATCTTCTTCCACCCATTCCCCCTTGCTCTTTCTCCAGCTCTCCTTCCCACCTGGGCTCTGCTCCCTGGGGCAAGCAGGAACTTGCTTTTATAAGCAGCCCCCTCTTCCCTTGGTCTGCTCCCCAGCTCTTTGCCCACCCTCTTCCATGTGCAGGGGAGAACCTGCATTCAGAGATGGGGAAGTATTCCAGTCTTGAAACTCAGTTCCAGTTTTCATGGCTCATTTTCCCCGTGGCCTCTCAGGGTCAGTCATGACCTCCAGGATGGTTCCCAGATTGTATATGGGAGTTTACTTGCTAGTTTTCTAACAAACACCACCAATAGGTGTCCCACCTTAGGCAGGTCAGACCTGGGTTTcaactccctccctctccagacAAAAGGCTCTCAGAACCACTAGcatgacagggaattccctggcggtccagtggttaagactccgagcttctactacagggggcacgggttcgatccctggccagggaactaagatcccgagcACTATggccaggaagaaaaaaaaaagcctaggatGACAGATGGCATATTATTTTTCCCCTCAGCATTCAAATCACTTGACCCTACTCAAAGTGGGAGAGAATAGGAGATAAGGGAGAGTTTCTTCTAAGGCTTATCTACTACAGGAAAGGAATATAGTGGCAGGTGATGAGGATAAAAAGataactccagggcttccctggtggcgcagtggttgagagtctgcctgccgatgcagggggcgtgggttcgtgccccggtccgggaggatcccacatgccgcagagcggctgggcccgtgagccacggccgctgagcctgtgcgtccggagcctgtgctccgcaacgggagaggccacaacagtgagaggcccccgcaccgcaaaaaaaaaaaaaaaaaaaaaaaaaagataactccaGTGGGCACTGTTCAAACCATTTTACAATTAATCCAACTTCACAACAACCCATGACGTGTGTGCTACTATCATCTTTATGttgcagatagggaaactgaagcacagggaTGTTAAGAAActaatccaaggtcatacagAGAGTGACAGAGTTGGGATGTGAACACAGCCTGGTGCCAGCCTCAGGGAAGAGTCTCCTTCAGGAGATTATGCCTGGGCAGAGACTTGAAGGTTAATTAGGGATTATATCCAAGTGAAGCAGTGAGGTGAGAGCCTTCTAGGTGAGTGAACAACATGCCCAAAGACATAGAGGCAACAGCTTGGCTTGAGTGTCAGAATTTCATCTCAGGTGAATGGTACTGGTGGCTGAAAGATGGACTTAAATGAGGCCAAGTGACCCTTCAGGAAACTTCTTGTCCATTTGGAAGCTATGGGGTCAGATGTAGGCTGGAAGGAACAGAGATAGAGAAGACCTAGATCTGAGGAGATAAAAACCAGCAGGACTTGATGGTAGCAATTTGTTGGGTTCCATTTATTTACTCAGCAGATATGTAGGGAGTACCTCCTATATGTTCAGCACTATGACAGAGGAGCTATGtgtacaatgttgaatagcacGTTTACCATTCTTGCTCTGTGGGACTTAAGAGTCCAAGCttgggcccagagagggaaaggaagggatcCAGGGCTCGTTGAAGTTTCCATTAGGGCAGGTGGAGTTCCTCAAACCAAAGTGACCAATTATTGAGGGGTGCAATCACTCCAACGGGTGTTGAACAGCATCTTATTGAAGCAAAACAGAACATATCAGAGTGACTTGAACGCCCTAAGGAAAAGAACAATTTCCCCCAATTTTGTTTCTGTCATATATGTGCAAGTCTATATTGGATCAGTACGTGCAATGTAATTCTTACTGAGGgtcaagttaaaaaaagaaaaaaataaaccttgtgAACGTTGGGTGAAGGATGACCGCTCGCCTATAACTCTATACTCCTTGAAGGAACAATCATGCCTTACTCATTTTTTTGTTCCTATAACGTGGATAGATgaaaatggatggataaatggattgaTGGGTTATGCATGCctatgatggatggatggagagatagagGGATGGATGAAAAATGAATGGTTATTTGGGTGGAtggatgcatgcatgcatgcatggtGAGTGGATGGTGAATGGAAGGATTATAAATGGAGGTAAAAGGATCCACAGGCGAAGCTGGTGTCTGCTGAGGGCAGGCAGCAAGAAAGGGGTGAGTTGGTCTGAGGAAAGTTGGAAGCACCCAAGTCTTCGCGCGAGATTCTTTGATCGTGATCACCGCCACCCAACTGCGCAGTGAGCTCGATCCCGCCAGGTTGCTACAGACCACGCCCTCGAGCGCTGCAGCAGTGCAGACAGAATCCTCCCTACCACAAAGGCCTCTGGTTAGAGGGGCCGGAAGTGCACGAGAGTACCAGAGGTCAGCCACCGCAGTCCCCACCCTTTTGGGTCCATCTGGGGACGGGCTTTCCTGAGCGGCTGTTGGACCCTCTGCGTCTGGCTGATTAGAGCGCTCAGTGGCTTAAACTGATTCTCTCGCCGCCTCCACCCATTCTGACTAGGCCCTCTTTCCTGTCTGGGGCAGCTGGATGGGCTGCAGGGGTTTCCGGGGGTCGCGTCTCCGGCTTCCGGGGGAAACCATAGAGAGGTGGCCCTCCGTCCGCCCAGTGCGCCCCCTCCTGAGTGTGGATTAACGTGCTTACGTCATTTTCGGTCACCTCTGGCTGGGTGAGGAGCGCCGGCTTCTGAGGCGGAAGCTGCCAGGTCAGGCAAACCGGAAGGGAGGCGAGAAACGTGAAGGGATCCGAGTTTGCACGCTGAGTCTCAAAGGGAGGTGGGGGCCGCATCCTGGTTGCGCCCCCACTGCCTTCCGAGGTCAGCTGTGAGTTCGGGCCTGGGGCTTTCGCGCTTAAAGCTGGAGAGAGTCAGAGAGGGGCGCAAGGCTTCTCTGAGAGCCCGAGTAGGCAGAGCAGGGTTGCGGACAGCTTTGGATCACCAGCGTCGCTTGGAGGTAGGCCTGCCGGTGTGTCCCCCGCTTCTCAGCTGTGAGCGGACGCATCCATACCAACCGGCAGCGCGTTAAGATGGCTGGCTATGCCGCTGCTCCCAACGCCTCACAGACCCTTCAGGAGGAAGCGGTATGTGCCGCCTGCCTGGATTACTCCAAGGATCCCGTATCCATCGGCTGCGGGCATAACTTCTGCCGTGGGAGTGTGACGCAGCTGTGGGGCAAGGAAGATGATGAGGAAGTCAGGGACGAAGAGGAAGGTGAATGGGAGGAGGACGGCGAGGCGGTGGGGGCCATCGGTGGATGGGGCAACTCCATTCGAGAGGTTTTATACCAGGGGAATGCTGACGAGGAGTTGTGCCAGGACCAAGAGGATGATGAACTCTGGGACGGTGACGGTGGTGTAAGGGATTGGGACAACGTGGATTATGTGTGGGaccaggaggaagaagaggaggatacGGACTATTACCTGGGAGGCGTGAGACATGACCTGAGAACTGACGTCTACCCAGAAGAGGAGATATTGGAAGAATACGATGAGGACGACCAAGAGCTGTATCCTGACACTCAcctgcctcctcccccagcccctccaccgCAGTTCATCTGCCCCCAATGTCAAAAGAGCTTTACGCGTCGCAGCTTTCGTCCCAACTTGCAGCTGGCCAACATGGTCCAGATAATTCGCCAGATGTGCCCCACTCCTAATCGAGGGAGCCAGGGGAATGATCAGGACATCTGCTCCAAACACCAAGAAGCTCTGAAACTATTCTGTGAGGTGGACAAAGAGGCCGTCTGTGTGGTGTGTCGAGAATCCAGGAGCCAAAAACAGCACAGCGTGGTGCCAATGGAGGAAGTGGTTCATGAGTACAAGGTGAGCGGCGTGAGGGAATGTGGGGATTTGAAGGGAGTGGAGGAGAAACCAGGGGAGCTGGGGACTTGGCAGTTGAGCCTCTTCTTTTGTGACAGATGGGGCACAGGGTGGAGAGAGATGGGTATATGTGGACGAAGGAGACATTGGCTGAGGCTGACTGGCTTCCCCAGAGGAAACTGACAAAGACAGTAACTGGGAGCTGACCATTGTTGTTACTCCCTTTCAATCTACCGAAGTATATAAGGGGGTAAGAGTGAcaggacccccccacccccagtactTAATTTCCCTCTGATGTGAGTCCTGAGTCTATACCTGACCAAGACTCGGGGATCCTTAATATATAGGAATGGAAAGCCACAGTACTTGTAGATAACAGACATTCAGGACGTCAGCACAAGCAGTGTCAAAACAGAGGACTAATACCGGTTAGACCAAAAATCCAGGTGTGATTCCTGGACTAATAGAGCAACTGGACACACCCACCCTCCCAAAGTCTGGGGTCACTTTCCCACCTTCAGTAGGGCCCATTTTCCCTGTAGAGAAAGGCAGAGGGCATAAACATCTTTGATGGTTCAGAATAAACCTCTTGGCCTGATCACTTTCCTTACCTGGTATTTTATCAGAGTGGAAGAAGTGAAGGATTTAGGATCAGATGACCTGGCTCTGCAATTGACTGTCTAATCTTGGGCAAGTCTCAACCTCTTAGCTTTACTTTTCCCTTAGGCTTGTTAAGATTAAAAGAGATCATATAtgtgaaagtattttataaaccATGAAGCGCTGAACAAATGTTTCTTTAGTTTGACTTTCCTCtagtttcctttcatttctttgggttCTGATTTGGTTAATACCTTGCTTTCTAGGCCTGATCTGAGTATTAGAAAATTGTCTCAATGACAGCATGAATACTGTCAAAAAGCCTAGATGGATGTGACTGCTAGCAGTACCCAAGGAGGGAGAGGTTGCCTTCAAGTCCATAAGTCTTATAATCAATAGCAACTGCTCACGTCTTAGTAGTGCTTtagtttataaaatgtatttcctcaTGTTCTTCTACAGCAGTGACTTTCAAACCATAGATTTTGACCAATTAGTGGGTCTTAAAATAAATGGATTATGcccagcattatttttaaatgaaacagaagagaaaatatcagagtgcaTGGGAGCACAGTAAGTATTGTTTtatgaaacttttaaattatatgtacACAGGTGTATACTTGGTTTCAAAACACAAACATAACACTGCCCTACAGGCATTACATATTAGATAATATCATCACCCCCCATTTCACAGTAACTATTGGCAAGTGCACAGTTAAGACTCAAATCTTCACTACAAACCACTGCTAGTTCCATCATCATATTAATATGATTTAAGGATAAACCCTACTACCATGCTTTCCCCCCAGGGTAATAATTAAGTTTGCTTATAGAAGAAACTATGTCCTATATTTCTGGGTTTTGGTACATTGAAGCTGAGGAGAGGAGGTAACCTTTCATTCCTCTGCTAGGATTCTCTAGAAAGGATTTTGAAACCGAAATTTTAATTGAAAGCCAATTTAGACAAGAGAAAAGAGGTGGTCTTTTCATCTGGGGAGACCAGCTAACACTCATTTGAAACCTCAGAAGTTATTTATAAAGCACCTTAGTAAGTATAAACAGCAAAACCAAGTTAAACAAATAGGAGATAATCCCTTtcaaattatgtaatatttttttaaaaaataaaacttattttcaaacATATACCAGAACTTAGGTTGATGGTGTTACCAAACATAGGAGTTACACTGAAGACGTAAAAATTATGTAGGCTATGTGTAAACTGATATTAACTGACATAGTCTTTCATTCTTTATACAGTTTATAGTTTTGTCACTTCCTTTCATTGGTAAACATGCACCTTACAGTAGCATGATTTAGAACCATAGTATACAAAACTCTCACAATACTCTCACAATAGTTAACATTatatggaacttttttttttttttttttgcggtatgcgggcctttactgctgtggcctctcccgttgcggagcgcaggctccggacgcgcaggctcagtgaccatggctcatgggcccagccgctccgcggcatgtgggatcttcccggaccggggcacgaacccgcatcccctgcatcggcaggcggactctcaaccactgcgccaccagggaagcccagaactatTTTTATATAATGGTTTATTTAGTATGCTATACATTAGCCACCACATAGTTCTGGTTACGTTAAATTCTCTGTTGTTGCCTACTAATTCAACAAGATTTTAATCTTACTTTGGAGGTGATCAAGCTTTTTTAGCTTTAGGGGCTATGAGTCGGGAGTTGTTACTCATAGACTCAAGGAATAGGTCAGTGATTTTcaggaatagaaaagaaaggcATTCTCGCCCCCTCCCTTCACACATAGCAGCATTGCAGGGTATGGGGAGAGttatcatttataaaatcatatttagtattataatgttaaaaagaaaaaaagatttaatttttcataatataagaaataaattggAAAGAACTCCttggctggtgggaatacaaagatgGAGCAAGAATCATTCAGAGTAAGGCCTATTGTCAGTGGGGTGCATAACTAGTTGGATACCCAGAGATGTTTGTTGTGGATATGGTGCCATTTATACTGCTATTCCTTAAAGTTTAATTTTGTATAAGAAGAGGCTTTTTAGCTCTGAAAAGTTTACTTATTTACATCTTCCATTTTGTCCATCCCATGAGTTAGAGTTCGTCTTGACTCTTCAAGCTAGAATCAGAGGATTATGAAAATAAGATCATTTAGATTGACCAAGGGCACCATTAAATGGTGTCAGGTTTTAGGCGGCAGACGGgtgtataaaaagaaaatgaacaaagattGCACTTGTTGAGGCTCAGGCATAACTGGATGCCTGTAATTGC includes these proteins:
- the TRIM52 gene encoding E3 ubiquitin-protein ligase TRIM52 isoform X1 — protein: MAGYAAAPNASQTLQEEAVCAACLDYSKDPVSIGCGHNFCRGSVTQLWGKEDDEEVRDEEEGEWEEDGEAVGAIGGWGNSIREVLYQGNADEELCQDQEDDELWDGDGGVRDWDNVDYVWDQEEEEEDTDYYLGGVRHDLRTDVYPEEEILEEYDEDDQELYPDTHLPPPPAPPPQFICPQCQKSFTRRSFRPNLQLANMVQIIRQMCPTPNRGSQGNDQDICSKHQEALKLFCEVDKEAVCVVCRESRSQKQHSVVPMEEVVHEYKEKKMEKPVKPCIPNAATTLRGN
- the TRIM52 gene encoding E3 ubiquitin-protein ligase TRIM52 isoform X2, with product MAGYAAAPNASQTLQEEAVCAACLDYSKDPVSIGCGHNFCRGSVTQLWGKEDDEEVRDEEEGEWEEDGEAVGAIGGWGNSIREVLYQGNADEELCQDQEDDELWDGDGGVRDWDNVDYVWDQEEEEEDTDYYLGGVRHDLRTDVYPEEEILEEYDEDDQELYPDTHLPPPPAPPPQFICPQCQKSFTRRSFRPNLQLANMVQIIRQMCPTPNRGSQGNDQDICSKHQEALKLFCEVDKEAVCVVCRESRSQKQHSVVPMEEVVHEYKKIGSTSSAELSESVGQ